A DNA window from Schlesneria paludicola DSM 18645 contains the following coding sequences:
- a CDS encoding helix-turn-helix domain-containing protein: MTKATGKPRKFVLTAEQREIAEQMREIAEKEKPEILAEGRRVKAASQALSAHLRGVMVLLKAVRKSQGLTLDEMALRTGIQKASLSRLENSDDESNVTINTLYRIAEALDYEIQVSVVPRPAPVKPVKRKPSISELVGKVR; the protein is encoded by the coding sequence ATGACCAAGGCGACTGGAAAACCAAGGAAGTTCGTACTGACGGCGGAACAGCGAGAGATCGCAGAACAGATGCGAGAGATCGCGGAAAAAGAAAAGCCCGAGATCCTGGCTGAAGGCCGTCGCGTCAAGGCCGCATCACAAGCCCTGTCAGCACATTTGCGCGGAGTCATGGTGCTACTGAAGGCTGTGCGAAAATCACAGGGGCTCACGCTCGACGAAATGGCGTTGCGAACGGGCATTCAGAAAGCGTCTCTGTCTCGGTTGGAAAACAGTGATGACGAATCGAATGTCACCATCAACACGTTGTACCGCATCGCAGAGGCGTTGGACTACGAAATTCAGGTGTCGGTTGTTCCCCGGCCTGCGCCCGTCAAGCCGGTCAAAAGGAAACCGAGTATCTCCGAATTGGTAGGTAAAGTGCGTTGA
- a CDS encoding ASCH domain-containing protein, producing MRNMSFALTTPQFYQRLKTVTRRLGWMDLEPGNRLCGVEKSQGLRPGQPIVRLAIIHIKSVTRVRLNSITQDDVIREGFPNMAPREFVRMFVDSHETATNRSTVTRIEFDYVPGGRFTVPGFCRLCGFTDRNLPNAEYRGPLWVDRAGFLTSKPTSLCSACHYYQRFGQAK from the coding sequence ATGCGTAACATGTCATTTGCGCTCACGACGCCTCAGTTCTATCAGCGTCTGAAGACCGTCACGCGACGGTTGGGCTGGATGGATCTGGAACCAGGCAACCGCCTGTGTGGCGTCGAGAAGTCCCAAGGTCTGCGGCCAGGCCAGCCCATCGTTCGGCTTGCGATCATTCACATCAAGTCGGTGACTCGTGTTCGCCTGAATTCGATCACTCAAGATGATGTGATTCGCGAGGGATTTCCCAACATGGCTCCGCGCGAATTCGTGCGGATGTTCGTTGACAGTCATGAGACCGCGACCAATCGCAGCACTGTCACACGAATCGAATTTGATTACGTCCCTGGCGGTCGGTTTACCGTGCCAGGCTTTTGCCGTCTCTGCGGTTTCACCGACCGCAATTTGCCGAATGCCGAATATCGCGGCCCGCTGTGGGTAGACCGTGCGGGTTTTCTTACGAGCAAGCCGACCTCGCTCTGTTCGGCCTGCCACTACTACCAACGATTTGGCCAAGCCAAGTAA